The following proteins are encoded in a genomic region of Neomicrococcus aestuarii:
- a CDS encoding VOC family protein, whose translation MAILQSSAAVFPVSDLERAVRHYELLGFRVTTYAGDEAYAYARRDHINLHFWEYDDLDPEMNFSSVFVYVDDADVLANEWQAATADVGYECPTMTPQDTEYNLREGAHVDGDGNLIRFAHSLESD comes from the coding sequence ATGGCCATCCTGCAATCGTCCGCAGCAGTCTTTCCCGTTTCTGACCTCGAACGCGCCGTGCGCCACTACGAGCTCCTAGGCTTCCGCGTCACTACTTACGCCGGTGATGAAGCCTATGCTTACGCTCGTCGCGACCACATCAATCTCCACTTTTGGGAGTACGACGATCTGGATCCGGAGATGAACTTCTCCTCGGTGTTCGTGTACGTCGACGATGCTGATGTGCTGGCGAATGAATGGCAAGCAGCCACCGCCGATGTGGGCTACGAATGCCCCACCATGACGCCGCAGGACACCGAGTACAACCTGCGCGAAGGCGCCCACGTGGATGGCGACGGGAACTTGATCCGCTTCGCGCACTCGCTCGAATCAGACTAA